One window from the genome of Pedobacter schmidteae encodes:
- the fsa gene encoding fructose-6-phosphate aldolase: MKFFIDTANLDQIKEAQDLGVLDGVTTNPSLMAKEGITGDDNVIAHYKAICAIVDDNVSAEVISTTYDEIIKEGEALAKLNPKIVVKVPMIKDGVKAIKYLTSKGIRTNCTLIFSPGQALLAAKAGATYVSPFLGRLDDISTDGLQLIEDIRLIFDNYGYPTQILAASIRGPLHIVACAKLGADVITAPLAAITALLKHPLTDSGLATFLADHAKAAGK; the protein is encoded by the coding sequence ATGAAATTTTTCATTGATACAGCCAATCTTGACCAGATAAAAGAAGCACAGGACCTGGGGGTTTTGGATGGTGTAACCACTAACCCAAGCTTGATGGCCAAAGAAGGCATTACAGGTGATGACAATGTAATTGCTCACTATAAAGCAATCTGCGCTATTGTAGATGACAATGTAAGTGCAGAAGTAATTTCTACCACCTATGACGAGATCATCAAAGAAGGCGAAGCTTTAGCAAAATTAAATCCTAAAATCGTAGTAAAAGTACCTATGATTAAAGATGGTGTAAAGGCGATCAAGTATTTAACCTCAAAAGGTATCAGAACCAATTGTACTTTGATATTCTCTCCTGGACAAGCGTTATTGGCAGCTAAGGCTGGTGCTACTTATGTTTCTCCATTTTTAGGTCGTTTAGATGACATCTCTACAGATGGCTTGCAACTGATTGAAGACATCAGACTGATATTTGACAACTACGGTTATCCAACTCAAATATTAGCAGCTTCTATCCGCGGACCATTACATATTGTAGCTTGCGCTAAATTGGGTGCTGATGTAATCACGGCTCCATTGGCAGCCATTACTGCATTGTTAAAACATCCTTTGACAGATAGCGGTCTGGCAACCTTCCTGGCCGATCACGCAAAAGCTGCGGGTAAATAG
- a CDS encoding HAD-IIIA family hydrolase codes for MNKAVFLDRDGVLNHEIYDYITRLEDFEILDYQIAPLKKLYDEGYLLIIITNQGGIAQQRYTEETLAQMHNTLAARFEAQGAVITHAYYCPHHPTVSGECDCRKPKSGMLLEAIAKYNIDPALSVMIGDKPRDVTAANGAGVKGILIAPDELIDYDLVKQVLAGDKFDVLSQEMLK; via the coding sequence ATGAATAAAGCTGTTTTTCTGGACCGCGACGGGGTGCTGAACCATGAAATATACGACTACATTACCAGACTGGAAGATTTTGAAATATTAGATTATCAGATTGCACCCTTAAAAAAATTGTACGATGAGGGGTATCTTTTAATTATCATTACCAACCAGGGAGGCATTGCTCAGCAACGTTATACGGAGGAAACCCTGGCCCAGATGCACAATACTTTGGCAGCCCGGTTTGAGGCGCAGGGAGCAGTGATTACTCATGCGTATTATTGTCCGCACCATCCCACTGTATCGGGCGAATGCGATTGTCGTAAGCCTAAATCAGGGATGCTTTTAGAAGCCATTGCAAAGTATAATATCGATCCTGCATTGTCGGTGATGATTGGTGACAAACCACGTGACGTAACTGCTGCAAATGGGGCAGGGGTAAAGGGGATATTGATTGCTCCTGATGAGCTGATTGATTATGATCTGGTAAAGCAGGTATTAGCCGGAGATAAATTTGACGTCTTGTCGCAGGAAATGCTTAAATAA
- a CDS encoding PhnA domain-containing protein: protein MEQQLLDRSENKCELCESAAPINLYAVLPQTSKTEDNCVMICGKCLAQIEKTAPLDVKHLNCLRTSMWSAVPGIQVITWRLLKRLKEESWAVDSLDAMYMDEATLAWAQLGADDEDDATEEVHKDCNGQLLETGNTVVLTKTLDVKGSSLSAKLGTVVKNIRLVADNTDQIEGKIEGQTIVILTKYVRKQS from the coding sequence TTGGAACAACAATTATTAGATAGAAGCGAAAATAAATGTGAATTGTGCGAATCGGCAGCGCCTATAAATTTGTATGCCGTTTTACCTCAAACCAGCAAAACTGAAGACAACTGTGTAATGATCTGTGGCAAATGCTTAGCCCAGATAGAAAAAACTGCACCATTGGATGTAAAACATTTGAATTGTCTGCGAACTAGTATGTGGAGTGCAGTTCCGGGTATTCAGGTAATTACCTGGCGTTTACTGAAACGTTTGAAAGAGGAAAGCTGGGCTGTGGATAGCCTGGATGCCATGTATATGGATGAAGCTACGCTGGCCTGGGCACAATTGGGTGCTGATGATGAAGATGATGCTACAGAAGAGGTGCACAAAGATTGTAACGGCCAATTACTGGAAACTGGTAATACAGTTGTTTTGACAAAAACACTGGATGTAAAAGGATCTTCACTAAGTGCAAAACTAGGTACTGTGGTCAAAAATATTCGTTTGGTAGCCGATAATACGGATCAGATTGAAGGGAAAATAGAAGGACAAACCATAGTAATCCTTACCAAATACGTAAGAAAACAAAGCTAG